A part of Fusarium graminearum PH-1 chromosome 3, whole genome shotgun sequence genomic DNA contains:
- a CDS encoding 5-methyltetrahydropteroyltriglutamate-homocysteine methyltransferase: MVQSAILGFPRMGVNRDLKKATEAYWGGKISQSDLLAEAKRLRLAHWKIQQDAGVDIIPSNDFALYDHVLHQIQDFGAVPERYTKDGLDPIDQYFAMGRGHQKEGVDVPSLEMVKWFDSNYHYVKPTLQDGQTFKLAESPKAVADFKEAKDAGISTRPVLVGPVSFLHLGKADRDQKVDPIDLLEKLLPVYEQLLTQLKEAGAETVQIDEPVLVFDLPQKTKDAFKPAYEKFASLGDKIPKVVFTTYFGDIVHNLDLLPKDVYGLHIDLVRNPEQLDKVLGAIGSNTILSAGVVDGRNIWKTNLKRAIEIVETAVQKLGKDRVIAATSSSLLHTPHTLASEKKLDTEIADWFSFATEKASEIALIAKAVTEGPATVREQLEANAKSIKARADSPRTNDPQVKDRQSKVTQKDYERKSEFTTRISQQQKKLNLPLFPTTTIGSFPQTKEIRIQRNKFTKGEITVEEYDRFIEKEIEENVKIQEELDLDVLVHGEPERNDMVQFFGERFQGYAFTTHAWVQSYGSRCVRPPIIVGDISRPNPMTVKESKYAVSVSKKPMKGMLTGPVTCLRWSFPRDDVHQSVQAEQLALALRDEVVDLEKAGIDVIQVDEPALREGLPLRSGEERDAYLKWAVQAFRLSTAGVEDATQIHSHFCYSEFQDFFHAIAALDADVLSIENSKSDAKLLRVFVDSEYPRHIGPGVYDIHSPRVPSEQEIKDRIEEMLQFLKPEQLWIDPDCGLKTRQWKETKEALTNMVNAAKYFRNKYAK; encoded by the exons ATGGTTCAGTCCGCTATTCTCGGTTTCCCCCGTATGGGTGTTAACCGTGACCTGAAGAAGGCCACCGAAGCTT ACTGGGGTGGAAAGATCTCCCAATCTGACCTCCTAGCTGAGGCCAAGCGTCTCCGCCTTGCTCACTGGAAGATCCAGCAGGATGCCGGTGTCGACATCATCCCCAGCAACGACTTTGCTCTCTACGACCACGTCCTCCACCAGATCCAGGACTTTGGT GCCGTTCCCGAGCGATACACCAAGGATGGCCTTGACCCCATTGACCAGTACTTCGCCATGGGCCGTGGTCACCAGAAGGAGGGTGTCGATGTCCCCTCTCTGGAGATGGTCAAGTGGTTCGACTCTAACTACCACTACGTCAAGCCCACCCTCCAGGACGGCCAGACCTTCAAGCTCGCTGAGAGCCccaaggctgttgctgacttcaaggaggccaaggatgctggcaTCAGCACCCGCCCCGTCCTTGTTGGCCCTGTCTCTTTCCTTCACCTCGGCAAGGCCGACCGTGACCAGAAGGTCGACCCTAtcgaccttctcgagaagctcctcccCGTCTATGAGCAGCTCCTCACTCAGCTGAAGGAGGCTGGTGCCGAGACCGTCCAGATTGACGAGcctgttcttgtcttcgatCTTCCCCAGAAGACCAAGGATGCTTTCAAGCCCGCCTATGAGAAGTtcgccagccttggcgaCAAGATCCCCAAGGTCGTTTTCACCACCTACTTCGGTGACATCGtccacaaccttgacctcctccCCAAGGACGTCTACGGTCTCCACATCGACCTTGTCCGCAACCCTGAGcagcttgacaaggtccTCGGTGCCATTGgctccaacaccatcctcTCTGCCGGTGTCGTCGATGGACGTAACATCTGGAAGACCAACCTGAAGCGTGCcatcgagattgtcgagacCGCTGTCCAGAAGCTCGGCAAGGACCGTGTCATTGCCGCCACCTCCAGCTCTCTCCTCCACACCCCTCACACTCTTgccagcgagaagaagctggacaCCGAGATTGCCGACTGGTTCTCTTTCGCTACTGAGAAGGCATCTGAGATTGCTCTCATTGCCAAGGCCGTCACCGAGGGCCCTGCCACCGTCCGCGAGCAGCTCGAGGCTAACGCCAAGTCTATCAAGGCTCGTGCTGACTCTCCCCGCACCAACGATCCTCAGGTCAAGGACCGTCAGTCCAAGGTCACCCAGAAGGACTACGAGCGCAAGAGCGAGTTCACTACCCGTATCAGCcaacagcagaagaagctgaacctCCCCCTCttccccaccaccaccattggATCTTTCCCCCAGACCAAGGAGATCCGAATCCAGCGAAACAAGTTCACCAAGGGTGAGATCACCGTTGAGGAGTACGACCGCttcattgagaaggagatcgaggagaACGTCAAAATCCAAGAGGAGCTTGACCTCGATGTCCTTGTCCACGGTGAGCCTGAGCGTAACGACATGGTTCAGTTCTTCGGTGAGCGATTCCAGGGTTACGCTTTCACCACACACGCCTGGGTTCAGTCTTACGGTTCCCGATGCGTCCGACCTCCTATCATTGTCGGTGACATCTCCCGACCCAACCCCATGACTGTCAAGGAGTCCAAGTACGCCGTCTCAGTCTCCAAGAAGCCCATGAAGGGTATGCTCACTGGTCCCGTCACTTGCCTTCGATGGTCTTTCCCCCGTGACGATGTCCACCAGTCCGTCCAGGCTGAGCAGCTTGCTCTTGCCCTCCGTGACGAggtcgtcgaccttgagaaggcCGGCATCGATGTCATCCAGGTCGATGAGCCCGCTCTCCGTGAGGGTCTTCCCCTCCGCTCCGGTGAGGAGCGTGACGCCTACCTCAAGTGGGCTGTCCAGGCTTTCCGCCTCTCCACCGCTGGTGTCGAGGATGCCACTCAGATCCACTCTCACTTCTGTTACTCTGAATTCCAGGACTTCTTCCACGCCATCGCTGCTCTTGATGCCGATGTCCTCTCCATTGAGAACAGCAAGTCCGATGCCAAGCTCCTCCGTGTCTTTGTCGACTCTGAGTATCCCCGCCACATCGGACCTGGTGTCTACGACATCCACTCTCCTCGTGTCCCCAGCGAGCAGGAGATCAAGGACCGCATCGAGGAGATGCTTCAGTTCCTCAAGCCTGAGCAGCTCTGGATCGACCCTGACTGTGGTCTCAAGACCCGTCAGTGGAAGGAGACTAAGGAGGCGCTTACCAACATGGTTAACGCCGCCAAGTACTTCCGAAACAAGTACGCCAAATAA